One Triticum dicoccoides isolate Atlit2015 ecotype Zavitan chromosome 5B, WEW_v2.0, whole genome shotgun sequence genomic window carries:
- the LOC119312243 gene encoding uncharacterized protein LOC119312243: MLRLRSSILAHLLSSSQATSPASPLHRLLSVAISPSTGFAVENYLFSTCGLTRAQAVKASRKLPRLKSPANPDAVLAFLAGLGLSGADAAAVVAKDPQLLCASVERTLAPIVAGLSDLGLSRSEIARLASLAAHRFRRKDTVSKLEYHLRLFRSSENLLRAMKFCDLISHSLERVVKPNVALLRECGLGDCDIAKLCISRPRMITANPELVQAMVTCAEDIGVPRGSVMFRHALHAVASVGKEEILLGCPAKVEYLRNTFRWTDAEVAIAVSKAPAVLTKAKESLQRRSKFLISELGLEPAHIAYRPAMLMYSLEGRIRPRHYVIKFLKENGLLKCDPSYYTVFKESEKTFKKKFIHPHKEAAPNLEKDYDAACKGEEPTNFRFT; encoded by the coding sequence ATGCTCCGGCTGCGAAGCTCCATCCTCGCCCATCTCCTCTCTTCTTCTCAAGCCACCTCTCCCGCATcccctctccaccgcctcctctcgGTCGCCATTTCCCCAAGCACCGGATTCGCCGTGGAGAACTACCTCTTCTCCACCTGCGGCCTCACGCGGGCACAGGCCGTCAAGGCCTCCCGCAAGCTCCCCCGCCTCAAGTCCCCCGCCAATCCCGACGCCGTgctcgccttcctcgccggcctcggcctCTCCGGTGCCGATGCCGCCGCGGTCGTCGCCAAGGACCCGCAGCTCCTCTGCGCAAGCGTGGAGAGAACCCTGGCGCCCATCGTCGCCGGGCTCTCTGACCTCGGCCTATCGCGTTCCGAAATCGCACGCCTCGCCTCGCTCGCCGCCCACAGATTCCGCAGAAAGGACACCGTCTCCAAGCTCGAGTACCACCTGCGCCTCTTCCGCTCCTCCGAGAACCTCCTCCGGGCCATGAAGTTCTGCGATCTCATCTCGCACAGCCTCGAGAGGGTGGTCAAGCCCAATGTCGCGTTGCTGCGCGAGTGCGGGTTAGGTGATTGCGATATTGCCAAGCTGTGCATCTCAAGGCCGAGGATGATCACCGCCAACCCGGAGCTTGTCCAGGCGATGGTGACATGCGCCGAAGACATAGGTGTGCCCCGTGGCTCTGTCATGTTCAGGCACGCGCTGCATGCTGTTGCATCTGTCGGCAAGGAGGAGATCTTGCTGGGATGTCCAGCCAAAGTGGAGTACTTGAGGAACACGTTCAGGTGGACGGATGCTGAGGTGGCCATTGCTGTTTCTAAGGCTCCAGCGGTGCTGACGAAGGCTAAGGAATCGCTGCAGCGCAGATCCAAGTTCCTCATCTCCGAGCTGGGGTTGGAACCGGCACACATTGCTTATCGTCCGGCAATGCTCATGTACAGCTTGGAGGGCCGGATCAGACCCCGGCACTATGTTATAAAGTTTCTCAAGGAAAATGGATTGCTCAAGTGTGACCCGAGCTACTATACTGTTTTCAAGGAGTCTGAGAAGACATTCAAGAAGAAGTTCATACACCCTCATAAGGAAGCTGCACCGAACCTGGAAAAAGACTATGATGCTGCTTGCAAGGGGGAAGAGCCCACTAATTTCAGATTCACATAA